A genomic window from Vigna radiata var. radiata cultivar VC1973A chromosome 2, Vradiata_ver6, whole genome shotgun sequence includes:
- the LOC106755946 gene encoding uncharacterized protein LOC106755946 isoform X1, with amino-acid sequence MEDLDSLINYPEGEQELRQKLMDARFELETTKHLKTELFNRLKMAYQERDEARCQLAKLRNQFMPSSSNNLQNAFDMQSNFTFPSAIRATSGITESDNSLSHGSPQVEFLFDSSTEVTNINTVNPFDKMIYLNQNLIQDFNFSTPHVSMIPSIKPVCDPAAAVIDRLANERGLPQMGQLLQAVKDAGPLLNTLLLAGQLPTWVNPPPIEEIKVPPIAIKKCDVTSFIKPNTFGESGNSLLKPKIPTLHHSSNALSTCSASMLNFAGQTTGSWNSTWQLNSTSGVTSKSRQ; translated from the exons ATGGAAGACCTGGATTCCCTGATAAACTACCCTGAG GGAGAACAAGAGTTAAGGCAAAAGCTTATGGATGCCAGATTTGAACTTGAAACCACAAAGCATCTCAAGACAGAACTGTTCAATCGGTTGAAAATGGCTTACCAAGAGAGGGATGAAGCAAGGTGTCAGCTAGCTAAACTGAGGAACCAGTTCATGCCCTCTAGTTCAAACAATTTGCAAAACGCGTTTGATATGCAAAGTAATTTCACCTTCCCTTCTGCTATTAGAGCAACCTCAGGCATAACAGAATCTGATAATAGTCTCTCACATGGTTCCCCACAAGTGGAATTCTTATTTGACTCTTCTACAGAGGTTACAAACATCAACACAGTTAACCCATTTGACAAAATGATTTATCTCAATCAGAATCTGATTCAagacttcaatttttcaacACCCCATGTTTCGATGATTCCTTCTATAAAGCCAGTGTGTGATCCTGCTGCTGCAGTTATAGATCGTCTTGCCAATGAAAGAGGTTTGCCTCAAATGGGTCAACTCCTTCAGGCTGTGAAAGATGCTGGTCCATTGCTTAATACTTTGCTCCTTGCAGGACAACTTCCTACATGGGTAAACCCTCCTCCTATTGAAGAGATCAAAGTGCCACCTATAGCCATAAAAAAGTGTGATGTCACTAGCTTCATTAAGCCTAACACTTTTGGAGAAAGTGGAAATTCACTTCTAAAACCCAAGATTCCAACTTTACATCATTCTTCAAATGCTCTCTCCACTTGTTCTGCTTCCATGCTCAACTTCGCTGGTCAAACCACTGGTTCATGGAACAGCACATGGCAGTTGAATTCAACTTCTGGTGTCACTTCCAAGTCCCGTCAATGA
- the LOC106755946 gene encoding uncharacterized protein LOC106755946 isoform X2 — MDARFELETTKHLKTELFNRLKMAYQERDEARCQLAKLRNQFMPSSSNNLQNAFDMQSNFTFPSAIRATSGITESDNSLSHGSPQVEFLFDSSTEVTNINTVNPFDKMIYLNQNLIQDFNFSTPHVSMIPSIKPVCDPAAAVIDRLANERGLPQMGQLLQAVKDAGPLLNTLLLAGQLPTWVNPPPIEEIKVPPIAIKKCDVTSFIKPNTFGESGNSLLKPKIPTLHHSSNALSTCSASMLNFAGQTTGSWNSTWQLNSTSGVTSKSRQ, encoded by the coding sequence ATGGATGCCAGATTTGAACTTGAAACCACAAAGCATCTCAAGACAGAACTGTTCAATCGGTTGAAAATGGCTTACCAAGAGAGGGATGAAGCAAGGTGTCAGCTAGCTAAACTGAGGAACCAGTTCATGCCCTCTAGTTCAAACAATTTGCAAAACGCGTTTGATATGCAAAGTAATTTCACCTTCCCTTCTGCTATTAGAGCAACCTCAGGCATAACAGAATCTGATAATAGTCTCTCACATGGTTCCCCACAAGTGGAATTCTTATTTGACTCTTCTACAGAGGTTACAAACATCAACACAGTTAACCCATTTGACAAAATGATTTATCTCAATCAGAATCTGATTCAagacttcaatttttcaacACCCCATGTTTCGATGATTCCTTCTATAAAGCCAGTGTGTGATCCTGCTGCTGCAGTTATAGATCGTCTTGCCAATGAAAGAGGTTTGCCTCAAATGGGTCAACTCCTTCAGGCTGTGAAAGATGCTGGTCCATTGCTTAATACTTTGCTCCTTGCAGGACAACTTCCTACATGGGTAAACCCTCCTCCTATTGAAGAGATCAAAGTGCCACCTATAGCCATAAAAAAGTGTGATGTCACTAGCTTCATTAAGCCTAACACTTTTGGAGAAAGTGGAAATTCACTTCTAAAACCCAAGATTCCAACTTTACATCATTCTTCAAATGCTCTCTCCACTTGTTCTGCTTCCATGCTCAACTTCGCTGGTCAAACCACTGGTTCATGGAACAGCACATGGCAGTTGAATTCAACTTCTGGTGTCACTTCCAAGTCCCGTCAATGA
- the LOC106778672 gene encoding RING-H2 finger protein ATL66-like, whose translation MSSDYGESNNPAPWKLEEIVSIIIVCIIFLTLSDCYGLFKRLLCEIFQGRNQVPRRFLDVTVLDDDPSLQVQSRGLEFCVVESLPTIEFKRNEGEQDKGSNVECVICLGEFEEGERLKHLPECSHSFHVSCIDKWFQSHSNCPLCRALVHHPMLHCSLDASHTLLQPLRREDFERENLPNTQQFLPP comes from the coding sequence ATGTCTTCTGATTATGGTGAAAGCAATAACCCTGCTCCATGGAAGCTGGAAGAGATTGTTTCAATTATTATAGTGTGCATTATCTTTCTTACACTGAGTGATTGCTACGGCCTATTCAAGCGTCTGTTGTGTGAAATTTTCCAAGGCAGAAACCAGGTTCCAAGGCGGTTTCTAGATGTGACCGTTCTGGACGATGATCCTTCCCTGCAGGTTCAAAGCAGAGGATTGGAGTTCTGTGTGGTGGAGTCTCTTCCAACGATTGAGTTCAAGAGAAACGAGGGAGAACAAGACAAGGGAAGTAATGTGGAATGTGTCATTTGTCTTGGAGAGTTTGAGGAAGGGGAGAGGCTGAAACATCTTCCAGAATGCAGCCATAGCTTCCATGTTTCATGCATTGACAAGTGGTTTCAGTCTCATTCAAACTGTCCTCTGTGTAGAGCATTGGTGCATCATCCCATGCTGCACTGTTCCTTAGATGCTTCTCACACATTGCTACAGCCTTTGAGGAGGGAAGACTTTGAAAGGGAAAATCTGCCTAACACACAACAGTTCCTTCCCCCTTGA
- the LOC106756341 gene encoding 60S ribosomal protein L23a translates to MGLSEHGPFSHTVRTFWSFSNTSYINFINQNVNPRAGFVPLRRNSKYLTGRVFPMAPAKVDSSKKGDPKSQALKTAKAVKSGPTFKKKAKKIRTSVTFHRPKTLKLDRNPKYPRISAPPRNKLDSYQILKFPLTTESAMKKIEDNNTLVFIVDLRADKKKIKNAVRKMYDIQAKKVNTLIRPDGTKKAYVRLTPDYDALDVANKIGII, encoded by the exons ATGGGCCTATCGGAACATGGTCCATTTTCACACACCGTAAGGACATTTTGGTCATTTTCTAACACTTCGTATATAAACTTCATAAACCAAAACGTAAACCCTAGAGCCGGGTTTGTTCCTCTGCGCAG GAATTCGAAATATTTGACAGGTAGAGTTTTTCCAATGGCTCCCGCTAAAG TTGATAGTTCTAAGAAGGGTGATCCAAAGTCACAGGCCTTGAAAACTGCTAAGGCAGTTAAGTCTGGACCTACCTTTAAGAAGAAGGCGAAGAAGATCCGAACTTCTGTGACTTTCCACAGGCCGAAGACATTGAAGTTGGACAGGAATCCGAAGTATCCTCGGATTAGTGCACCACCAAGGAACAAGCTTGATAGTTATCAGATCCTGAAGTTTCCTCTTACTACTGAGTCTGCTATGAAAAAAATTGAGGACAACAACACTTTGGTTTTCATCGTCGACCTACGTGCAGACAAGAAAAAGATCAAGAATGCTGTGAGGAAAATGTACGACATCCAGGCCAAGAAAGTTAACACCTTGATCAG GCCTGATGGCACCAAGAAGGCTTATGTCAGGTTGACCCCTGATTACGATGCATTGGATGTGGCAAACAAGATCGGCATCATTTAA